A genomic window from Quercus lobata isolate SW786 chromosome 10, ValleyOak3.0 Primary Assembly, whole genome shotgun sequence includes:
- the LOC115964806 gene encoding secreted RxLR effector protein 161-like, producing the protein MAHVPYTNAVGSLMYAKMCTWSDICYVVRLVNRFQSNLRLAHWKAVKRILKYLKWTMDYVLYYQGSNLRMIGYSDAVWGSDLDERKSTSRYVFLLNNGAITWSSKKQPCIALSTMEVKFVACSVAAQEVVWLRRFFQNLEVVKDASDPVMVHCDSMTILAYAKDSKYHGKTKHIDI; encoded by the coding sequence atggctCATGTTCCTTATACTAATGCAGTTGGAAGCTTGATGTATGCAAAGATGTGTACTTGGTCTGATATATGTTATGTTGTTCGATTAGTCAACAGATTTCAATCTAATCTAAGACTTGCTCATTGGAAAGCTGTCAAGAGGATATTAAAATATCTTAAATGGACAATGGATTATGTCCTTTATTATCAGGGTTCAAATTTGCGTATGATTGGCTATAGTGATGCTGTTTGGGGTAGTGACCTAGATGAACGCAAATCTACATCTAGAtatgtttttttgctaaataatggCGCCATCACTTGGAGTAGTAAGAAACAACCCTGTATAGCATTATCAACTATGGAAGTTAAGTTTGTAGCATGTTCAGTAGCTGCTCAGGAAGTAGTTTGGTTGAGGAGGTTCTTTCAAAATCTTGAGGTTGTCAAGGATGCCTCAGATCCTGTTATGGTACATTGTGATAGCATGACAATACTTGCCTATGCTAAAGATTCTAAATATCATGGTAAAACCAAACACATTGATATATGA